From Balneola sp. MJW-20:
TCTTCACCCCCTATTATAGTTGCAGAACTGATTCCGGTATGATAACCCAGTGCAAAAATTTGCTCATCAATTTGTTGAGCCAGTTCTCGGGTAGGTGATAAAATCAGAGCCTGGGTATGCTCAGATGGATTTTCCAGAATCTTTTGAAGAAGAGGAATTACAAATGCTCCAGTCTTACCGGTACCGGTTTGAGCTGCCCCGATCATATCAGAACCCTCTAGAATAATTGGAATACTTTTTTCCTGTATGGGTGTTGGACTCTCAAATCCAATGTCTCTCAATCCGGAATTCAAGGCATCCCGAAAGCCAAAGTCGTTAAAATTCAAAATGTTCTTTTGTGATTATTAGATAAAATCCAATATACCAATAAGATGAATCATTTATTCCAATTTGTATTCATTAACGGTATTTTCAGAGCCTAGTTAACTCAAACCAAAATTACAGACATGAAATTATTTTTTAATTCCCTCCTGGCAGCTTCCATTTTTATAACTGTTACGGCTTGCAATAACGGAGGAGCATCCAATGATACTTCACTGAATAGCAAAATTGATAGTGTGAGTTATGCCGTTGGTTATCAACAAGGAAATTTTCTACGTAATGAGGGGCTCGGCGATCTCTCCGAATCTGATTATCGTACAGGATTCTCAACCGGTTTAAGTGAATCAGATCCTGTTATGACTGAAGAACAGATGTTTGCCTTAATTAATACGTTCAGACAAGAACTCGCAGAAGAAAGCAGAAAAGAAAATATTGCTGAAGGCGAAGATTTTCTTGAATCAAATAAAGAGAACGATGGTGTTATGGTAACAGATTCAGGATTACAATATAAAGTGATCACTGAAGGTGATGGAGAT
This genomic window contains:
- a CDS encoding FKBP-type peptidyl-prolyl cis-trans isomerase, with product MKLFFNSLLAASIFITVTACNNGGASNDTSLNSKIDSVSYAVGYQQGNFLRNEGLGDLSESDYRTGFSTGLSESDPVMTEEQMFALINTFRQELAEESRKENIAEGEDFLESNKENDGVMVTDSGLQYKVITEGDGDSPAETDVVKVNYEGKLIDGRVFDSSYDRGEPVTFRLNGVIRGWTEGLQLMREGGTYEFYIPYNLAYGNQAPQGSIIEPFETLIFKVELIEVNP